The Fibrobacter sp. UWB4 genome includes a window with the following:
- the dapA gene encoding 4-hydroxy-tetrahydrodipicolinate synthase, with translation MQITNASQLTGVFPALFTPLKNDDPKNLRNSIDYKKMGQMIDDVIAAGASGVLPAVTTGQSATVSPQQHLDIIKFTLDYVDGRVPVIAGAGSNCTRESIEMIENVLKIAPVAVLCVTGYYNNPPQEGLLKHYQTLSSETGAKIVIYNVPGRTSSYVHPDTLIALAEDKNIIGLKQAVEFGFGEKFHEDTMRVIKETKGKDFAVMSGEDGLFADLLEMGGTGIVSATGNIPEACKTFVDLYKAFQAGDKDKAHNLQKAARDYIDATFCRKNPIPLGTLFNSPLFQPLVSVKDTANGADAVARIMKLIDEKATSLKKYHI, from the coding sequence ATGCAAATTACAAACGCTTCTCAACTTACTGGTGTTTTCCCCGCGTTGTTCACCCCGCTCAAGAACGACGATCCTAAGAACCTTCGCAACTCCATCGACTATAAGAAGATGGGGCAGATGATTGACGATGTTATTGCAGCTGGTGCTAGTGGTGTGCTCCCCGCCGTGACGACGGGCCAGAGTGCAACGGTCTCTCCGCAGCAGCACTTGGATATCATTAAGTTCACGCTCGACTACGTTGACGGTCGCGTTCCTGTGATTGCAGGCGCAGGCTCCAACTGCACGCGCGAATCTATCGAGATGATCGAAAACGTTTTGAAGATTGCTCCGGTGGCGGTCCTCTGCGTTACAGGCTACTACAACAATCCGCCGCAAGAAGGCCTCCTCAAGCACTACCAGACGCTCAGCAGCGAAACGGGTGCCAAGATTGTTATTTACAACGTTCCGGGCCGTACCTCCAGCTATGTCCATCCGGACACCTTGATTGCTCTTGCCGAAGACAAGAACATCATCGGTCTCAAGCAGGCGGTTGAATTTGGTTTTGGCGAAAAGTTCCACGAAGACACGATGCGCGTCATCAAGGAAACAAAGGGCAAGGACTTCGCTGTGATGAGCGGTGAAGACGGTCTCTTTGCAGACCTCCTCGAAATGGGCGGCACGGGTATCGTGAGCGCAACGGGCAACATCCCGGAAGCTTGCAAGACTTTCGTTGACCTCTACAAGGCTTTCCAGGCTGGCGACAAGGACAAGGCTCACAACTTGCAGAAGGCTGCACGCGACTACATCGACGCCACGTTCTGCCGCAAGAACCCGATTCCTCTCGGAACGCTCTTCAACAGCCCGTTGTTCCAGCCGCTCGTAAGCGTGAAGGACACGGCTAACGGTGCCGACGCTGTTGCCCGCATCATGAAGCTCATCGACGAGAAGGCAACCAGTTTGAAGAAGTATCATATTTAG
- a CDS encoding glycoside hydrolase family 11 protein, with protein sequence MKNISSAAKIGLVLSLGLASGAFAQDFCNASHSGTKKTVSFSVGAGADKGETGQIGDFHYEQWNKSGSATTDFYTDGSFSCSFSNTDDFLCREGLYYGMNSGKDPLAVGNLVADYSMKTFTNDKSISYAYAGIYGWMQNPLIEWYIVDNWGPASRPNWLGTSQGKITVDGAEYEIFTADANRASIEGNKPFKQIYSLRSTARKCGTISITEHFKAWKQKGITLGSSLYEAKILGEAGQYPEQQGASGKIDFNYAKVYVSNGPVTPTSSSSAGTVKSSSSKGSSTVSGTIDACKDEMGHQGSSKTTQGQNNSSVTGNVGSSPYHYEIWYQGGNNSMTYYDNGTYKASWSNTGDFLARVGFKYDEKQTYEQVGPIDAYFNWKKQGSAGGYNYIGIYGWTVDPLVEYYIVDDWFSKPGANLLGQRKGEFTVDGDTYEIWQNTRVNKPSIKGDQTFPQFFSVRKSARSCGHIDITAHFKKWESLGMKMGKMYEAKVLVEAGGGSGSFDVTYFKMTDKKHPLPQPESSSSSEAKSSSSKTVKSSSSTTAIHAAVPRMELKSGNFQVFDMQGRFLGIAKLEAGASMAQVLKSNYKNSGIYMVKQGSFMQRVLVK encoded by the coding sequence ATGAAAAACATTTCTAGTGCAGCCAAGATTGGATTGGTCCTGTCTTTAGGACTTGCCTCTGGTGCTTTTGCCCAGGATTTCTGCAACGCAAGTCATTCTGGCACAAAGAAAACGGTCTCGTTTAGCGTTGGCGCGGGTGCCGACAAGGGTGAAACTGGACAAATTGGTGATTTCCACTATGAACAGTGGAACAAGAGCGGCAGCGCTACAACCGATTTCTATACCGACGGCTCTTTTTCATGTTCTTTCTCCAATACAGATGACTTCCTGTGCAGAGAAGGTCTCTATTACGGGATGAACAGTGGCAAGGATCCTCTCGCGGTCGGTAACCTTGTTGCCGATTATAGCATGAAGACCTTTACCAATGATAAATCAATTTCTTATGCTTATGCGGGTATTTACGGTTGGATGCAGAACCCGTTGATCGAATGGTACATCGTCGATAACTGGGGTCCGGCCTCTAGACCGAATTGGCTTGGTACGTCTCAGGGCAAAATCACTGTTGACGGCGCCGAATACGAAATCTTCACGGCTGACGCCAACAGAGCAAGTATTGAAGGCAATAAACCCTTCAAGCAGATTTACAGCTTGAGAAGCACTGCCCGTAAGTGCGGTACCATCAGCATCACTGAACATTTCAAGGCTTGGAAGCAGAAGGGCATTACTCTTGGTTCCTCTTTGTATGAAGCAAAGATTTTGGGCGAAGCTGGTCAGTATCCTGAACAGCAGGGCGCTTCTGGAAAGATTGATTTTAATTACGCCAAGGTCTATGTCTCCAATGGCCCAGTAACCCCGACTTCCAGCTCTTCTGCAGGAACAGTGAAATCTAGCTCTTCTAAGGGCAGCAGCACTGTTTCCGGTACGATTGACGCCTGCAAGGACGAAATGGGTCACCAGGGTTCCAGCAAGACGACTCAGGGGCAGAACAACTCTAGCGTGACGGGTAATGTCGGCAGCTCTCCGTACCACTATGAAATCTGGTACCAGGGTGGCAATAACTCCATGACCTACTATGATAACGGAACTTATAAGGCCAGCTGGAGTAATACGGGTGACTTCCTTGCCCGTGTCGGCTTCAAGTATGATGAAAAGCAGACTTATGAACAAGTTGGCCCCATCGATGCCTATTTCAACTGGAAAAAACAGGGTTCTGCCGGTGGCTACAACTACATTGGTATCTATGGTTGGACGGTTGATCCGCTCGTGGAATACTACATCGTTGATGACTGGTTCAGCAAGCCGGGTGCAAATCTCCTTGGCCAGAGAAAGGGTGAATTCACGGTTGACGGTGATACTTACGAAATTTGGCAGAACACTCGTGTAAACAAGCCCTCCATTAAGGGGGATCAGACTTTCCCGCAGTTCTTCAGCGTGCGTAAGAGTGCTCGTTCCTGTGGCCATATCGACATCACGGCTCACTTCAAGAAATGGGAATCTCTCGGCATGAAAATGGGTAAGATGTACGAAGCCAAGGTGCTTGTCGAAGCCGGTGGTGGTTCTGGTTCGTTCGATGTCACCTACTTCAAGATGACCGACAAGAAACATCCGCTTCCACAGCCTGAATCCAGTTCTAGTAGCGAAGCTAAGTCTAGCTCTTCTAAGACCGTGAAATCTTCTAGCAGCACGACTGCAATTCACGCAGCAGTTCCAAGAATGGAACTCAAGAGTGGCAACTTCCAGGTGTTCGATATGCAGGGTCGTTTCCTCGGTATCGCAAAGCTCGAAGCCGGCGCATCTATGGCTCAGGTTCTCAAGTCTAACTACAAGAACTCTGGCATTTACATGGTGAAGCAGGGCAGCTTCATGCAGCGCGTTCTTGTGAAGTAA
- a CDS encoding PD-(D/E)XK nuclease family transposase, with protein MANENNTTTKPYIVKNADGVEYLLPYYPATFRALLDDKDTIRDLLNSILELDNDHEIVDLSYAFEKYIDVFMPGDEPMRLDVWVATRDNRFMNIELQNREHPFFLDRMQLYNAYLTIRGKHDYNRSEQFLAMSEKEKMAHYYEVPETVSIWLCRFPILESREIYKDTWMLYSKHDVKAGMALPLFPKNKYIIVDLVKFLKLRKGVNSREDFWLRLISRGPLEVPESEDPLLKNALDRLRVSNADPELLKKMEQFMFDEMHAYDAVIAENFLKGKTEGKAEGKSEGKTEGHADAISVMQAMGLPPEKIAEAKARLEALKSK; from the coding sequence ATGGCAAATGAAAATAATACAACAACAAAACCGTATATTGTCAAAAACGCAGATGGCGTAGAATACTTGCTTCCGTATTATCCGGCGACGTTCCGCGCCTTGCTGGATGACAAGGATACGATTCGTGACCTGCTGAACAGTATTCTTGAACTTGACAATGACCACGAAATTGTCGACCTCAGCTACGCATTCGAAAAATATATCGACGTGTTTATGCCTGGCGATGAGCCCATGCGGCTTGATGTGTGGGTGGCGACGCGTGACAACCGCTTCATGAATATCGAGTTACAAAACCGCGAACATCCGTTCTTTTTGGACCGTATGCAGCTTTACAATGCGTATCTAACGATACGTGGCAAGCATGATTATAATCGGTCGGAACAGTTCCTTGCGATGTCCGAAAAGGAAAAGATGGCTCATTATTACGAGGTTCCTGAAACTGTTTCCATTTGGCTTTGCAGATTCCCGATCTTGGAGTCGAGGGAGATTTATAAGGACACGTGGATGCTTTATAGTAAGCACGATGTAAAGGCGGGGATGGCCTTGCCGCTGTTTCCGAAAAATAAATATATTATAGTTGATTTGGTTAAGTTCTTGAAGCTTCGCAAGGGCGTGAACTCCCGTGAAGATTTCTGGCTTAGGCTCATTTCAAGGGGCCCGCTTGAAGTCCCCGAATCGGAAGACCCGCTTCTCAAGAACGCTTTGGACCGCTTGCGGGTAAGCAATGCTGATCCTGAACTTTTGAAAAAAATGGAGCAATTCATGTTCGACGAAATGCATGCATACGATGCCGTTATTGCTGAGAATTTTCTCAAGGGTAAGACTGAAGGAAAGGCTGAAGGCAAGTCGGAAGGCAAAACTGAAGGCCATGCCGATGCTATAAGCGTTATGCAGGCAATGGGCTTGCCCCCAGAGAAAATTGCTGAGGCGAAGGCTCGGCTTGAAGCTTTGAAATCGAAGTAG